The following are encoded in a window of Halorarum salinum genomic DNA:
- a CDS encoding chemotaxis protein CheA — translation MSDAHVRAFVRESEEGITELNNSLLALESDPDDAAAMDAIFRTAHTLKGNAAAMGFSDFSGLAHAMEDLLDEVRDGDIGISPELMDLLFEGVDHLDAMLGEIDEAGETSVDPGDTEDALRTLAEDGTGALESDDEDGTAETDSASGSEGTASGNDGSEDDSAPADFDHGLDPVDDEGVYRAAVTLSKTDMPGVDAMFLLQDVENAFDGVATDPDREAVEDGAGADGFDCYLTARSAEEVRAGLEATSQVERVEVSTVEAAGGDRGGGREDDPAHGSAGPANESVDGEPIDDEPVDGDEPTAAEPNDDDGNRSGGSSETISSVRVDVDQLDDLYGLVEQLVTSRIKLRREMEEADIDSENLDELDKISSNLQNTVMDMRLIPLSAVVDTFPRLVRDLARGQDKEVSFDVDGRDIELDRTILTEIRDPLVHILRNAVDHGIEDPDEREAAGKDRTGTIELRADRERDHVTIVVEDDGGGIDADAVREKAVEKGVKRRGEVEAMDDDEARELVFHPGFSTNDEVTDVSGRGVGMDVVKTTVKELDGTVSLRSTPGEGTRFEIRLPVTVAIVRVMFIEVNGVEYGVPIKNIAEVSRADGVDVANGDEVVRHDGDIYPVVRLGEVFADATAGADSGDGSAVADGGNDPPGEGTPDGGTTRDGSSGRASPGDREDRTDGMLLRIREDKRPVALHCDEVLHQEEVVVKPLEGILSGTPGLSGTAVLGDGDVVSILDVETLGGGR, via the coding sequence ATGTCGGACGCCCACGTTCGGGCGTTCGTCCGCGAGAGCGAGGAGGGGATCACGGAGCTGAACAACTCGCTGCTCGCGCTGGAGTCGGATCCCGACGACGCGGCGGCGATGGACGCCATCTTTCGGACCGCCCACACGCTGAAGGGGAACGCGGCCGCGATGGGCTTTTCCGACTTCTCGGGGCTCGCCCACGCGATGGAGGACCTGCTCGACGAAGTGCGGGACGGCGACATCGGGATCTCGCCGGAGCTGATGGACCTGCTGTTCGAGGGCGTCGACCACCTCGACGCGATGCTCGGCGAGATCGACGAAGCGGGCGAGACGAGCGTCGACCCGGGCGACACCGAGGACGCGCTCCGAACGCTGGCCGAGGACGGCACCGGGGCGCTGGAGTCCGACGACGAGGACGGTACCGCGGAAACCGATTCCGCTTCGGGTTCCGAGGGAACCGCAAGCGGGAACGACGGATCGGAGGACGATTCGGCACCCGCCGACTTCGACCACGGGCTCGACCCGGTCGACGACGAGGGCGTCTACCGCGCGGCGGTGACGCTCTCGAAGACGGACATGCCGGGCGTCGACGCGATGTTCCTCCTGCAGGACGTGGAGAACGCGTTCGACGGGGTGGCGACCGACCCCGACCGGGAGGCCGTCGAGGACGGCGCGGGCGCGGACGGCTTCGACTGCTACCTGACCGCGCGAAGCGCCGAGGAGGTTCGCGCGGGGCTGGAGGCGACGAGCCAGGTCGAACGCGTCGAGGTGTCGACCGTCGAGGCCGCCGGCGGCGATCGGGGTGGCGGCCGCGAGGACGACCCGGCCCACGGTTCCGCCGGCCCCGCGAACGAGTCGGTCGACGGCGAGCCGATCGACGACGAGCCGGTCGACGGCGACGAACCGACCGCCGCCGAACCGAATGACGACGACGGGAATCGGAGCGGCGGTTCCTCGGAGACCATCTCGTCGGTCCGGGTCGACGTGGACCAGCTGGACGACCTCTACGGGCTGGTCGAACAGCTCGTGACGAGCCGCATCAAGCTCCGGCGGGAGATGGAGGAGGCCGACATCGACTCGGAGAACCTCGACGAACTGGACAAGATCAGCTCGAACCTCCAGAACACGGTGATGGACATGCGGCTCATCCCGCTGTCGGCGGTCGTCGACACCTTCCCGCGGCTCGTTCGCGACCTCGCGCGCGGGCAGGACAAGGAGGTCTCCTTCGACGTCGACGGCCGCGACATCGAGCTGGACAGGACCATCCTCACCGAGATCCGGGACCCGCTCGTCCACATCCTCCGGAACGCCGTGGACCACGGCATCGAGGACCCCGACGAGCGGGAGGCCGCCGGGAAGGACCGGACGGGGACCATCGAACTGCGCGCGGACCGCGAGCGGGACCACGTCACCATCGTCGTCGAGGACGACGGCGGCGGCATCGACGCGGACGCCGTCCGCGAGAAGGCCGTCGAGAAGGGCGTGAAGCGCCGTGGCGAGGTCGAGGCGATGGACGACGACGAGGCGCGCGAACTCGTCTTCCACCCCGGCTTCTCCACCAACGACGAGGTGACCGACGTCTCGGGCCGCGGCGTCGGCATGGACGTGGTGAAGACGACCGTCAAGGAGCTCGACGGGACCGTCTCGCTCCGCTCGACGCCGGGGGAAGGCACCCGCTTCGAGATCCGCCTGCCCGTCACGGTCGCCATCGTCCGCGTGATGTTCATCGAGGTGAACGGCGTCGAGTACGGCGTCCCCATCAAGAACATCGCGGAGGTGTCCCGCGCGGACGGCGTCGACGTCGCCAACGGCGACGAGGTCGTCCGCCACGACGGCGACATCTACCCGGTCGTCCGCCTCGGCGAGGTGTTCGCCGACGCGACCGCGGGCGCGGACTCGGGCGACGGCTCGGCGGTCGCCGACGGCGGGAACGACCCGCCCGGCGAGGGAACGCCCGACGGGGGAACGACCAGGGACGGTTCGTCCGGCCGCGCGTCCCCCGGCGACCGGGAAGACCGTACGGACGGGATGCTCCTGCGCATCCGGGAGGACAAGCGGCCCGTCGCGCTCCACTGCGACGAGGTGCTCCACCAGGAGGAGGTCGTCGTGAAGCCGCTGGAGGGCATCCTCTCGGGGACGCCCGGCCTGTCGGGGACCGCGGTCCTCGGCGACGGGGACGTGGTGTCCATCCTCGACGTGGAGACGCTCGGAGGGGGTCGATGA
- a CDS encoding CheF family chemotaxis protein yields MNDGNDGEYKVADTHGRFAQAVKNGRKINDVSWTNGRIILSNRRIVLVGNGGKRTIALSEVEGIGGRYDASQDIARVSNYVSLRLGEEVFLLTSEDHEAFRTDLYRAFLDRRVVYARHPAVAGGVVQDTEWEQARVKVEADGISVAQQSGAFVRLELDDIGTLEEAERTVFDEKRTVIEAEHTDEDGTSVRTYLSGEPWHVAVIKSYLRQGQRQAEGSVELSEAEREVLMALYSGVSSFEVPNFLGMDVDRVEETFERLIELDVLEEVRTRREVNLMPRGRNIASEAMNEQ; encoded by the coding sequence ATGAACGACGGGAACGACGGGGAGTACAAGGTCGCGGACACCCACGGCCGGTTCGCACAGGCGGTCAAGAACGGCAGAAAGATCAACGACGTGAGCTGGACGAACGGTCGCATCATCCTCTCGAACCGGCGGATCGTCCTCGTGGGCAACGGGGGGAAACGGACCATCGCGCTCTCGGAGGTCGAGGGGATCGGCGGCCGGTACGACGCCAGCCAGGACATCGCGCGCGTCTCCAACTACGTGAGCCTCCGGCTCGGCGAGGAGGTGTTCCTCCTCACCTCGGAGGACCACGAGGCGTTCCGGACGGACCTCTACCGGGCGTTCCTCGACCGCCGGGTCGTGTACGCCCGCCACCCGGCGGTCGCCGGCGGCGTCGTGCAGGACACCGAGTGGGAGCAGGCCCGCGTGAAGGTGGAGGCCGACGGCATCAGCGTCGCCCAGCAGAGCGGCGCGTTCGTCAGGCTCGAGCTCGACGACATCGGCACGCTGGAGGAGGCCGAACGCACCGTTTTCGACGAGAAGCGGACCGTCATCGAGGCCGAGCACACCGACGAGGACGGCACCAGCGTGCGGACGTACCTCTCGGGCGAACCGTGGCACGTCGCGGTCATCAAGTCGTACCTCCGGCAGGGCCAACGGCAGGCCGAGGGCTCGGTCGAGTTGAGCGAGGCCGAACGCGAGGTGCTGATGGCGCTGTACTCGGGGGTCTCCTCCTTCGAGGTGCCGAACTTCCTCGGCATGGACGTCGACCGCGTCGAGGAGACGTTCGAACGGCTCATCGAACTCGATGTGCTGGAGGAGGTGCGGACGCGACGGGAGGTGAACCTGATGCCGCGGGGACGGAACATCGCGAGCGAGGCGATGAACGAGCAGTGA
- a CDS encoding DUF4350 domain-containing protein, whose translation MERRTFLKAVGGTATGLTVGVDAAVAADSGLEPGTWYDATVTDAVDGDTFDVELDDGTAYTVRTLGIDTPEASGYTRYDRIEEWEGIEDESHLADWGDDASAFAADELPVGTECRIAVDGESEEIDRYDRLLAKIRYDRTGTGSMGTVYNRYALEEGYARVYSASMSDTDEYWDAENAARAEGVGLWAGSDPENTPEVRDDDVAETFHPNTSSVGTSDGAIPPSRVPVWAEAEATQTLGDGAVDYGDDPVPLVGVDEAANAALLGGQPIQEDHDADSEHLEHFVFLTNLVDHLTDGDRPGMVLVDGGHRQFEAGHACSCEDAVFYQRYLEGQGIELAGVNALDDAAGPSLADARAVLVTSPENAFTDAETTALREFVDDGGAVVLLGSSESTAAGRSNLDDLAAGLGSDLRLNSDAVTDDANNVGDADLLTTTAFNEADFQLWSAYSGDAASPSYVVSVDTVERNATTLNEEYVDLTNEDDADLDATGWTVENEEGRAYTFPDGFTLAAGETVRVHTGDGDDTDADLYWGAGTFRWDVDEDRCAVLDADGDLAADESWSVPDVIIPTVSESGDGLNDEWVEFGNVEGADVDMSGWTVEDEAGYDYRFPDGFTLADGDSVRLHTGDGDDTDTDLYWGSGSFVWNDGGDTAFLTDGEGNPVRDHTYPAPYDVSVTDMSLEEEWVDVTNGGSSILDTSGFTLEDEAGYTYTFPDSFGLGAGETVRIHTGEGEDTTTDLYWGMGIGVWNDGGDTAFVHDDNGRLADERSSDDLGDGSCDSTICVGEISESGGGLNDEWVEFDNTADSDRDMTGWAVEDEAGYRYEFPDDYTLTAGGTVRLHTGDGDDSGTDGNLYWGSGSYVWNDGGDTVYLYEPDGTLHAEKSY comes from the coding sequence ATGGAGCGGCGCACGTTTCTGAAAGCGGTGGGGGGAACGGCAACCGGGCTGACGGTCGGCGTCGACGCGGCCGTCGCGGCCGACTCGGGGCTCGAACCGGGCACGTGGTACGACGCGACCGTCACGGACGCCGTCGACGGCGACACGTTCGACGTCGAACTGGACGACGGAACGGCGTACACCGTCCGCACGCTCGGAATCGACACGCCGGAGGCGTCCGGCTACACGAGGTACGACCGGATCGAGGAGTGGGAGGGGATCGAGGACGAGTCCCACCTCGCGGACTGGGGCGACGACGCCTCGGCGTTCGCGGCGGACGAACTGCCGGTCGGAACCGAGTGCCGGATCGCCGTGGACGGGGAGTCCGAGGAGATCGACCGGTACGACAGGCTGCTCGCGAAGATCCGATACGACCGGACGGGTACCGGGTCGATGGGCACGGTGTACAACAGGTACGCCCTCGAGGAGGGGTACGCTCGCGTCTACAGCGCGAGCATGAGCGACACCGACGAGTACTGGGACGCCGAGAACGCGGCGCGGGCCGAGGGGGTCGGGCTCTGGGCGGGGAGCGACCCGGAGAACACGCCGGAGGTCCGCGACGACGACGTGGCCGAGACGTTCCACCCGAACACGTCGAGCGTCGGGACGAGCGACGGAGCCATCCCCCCGTCCCGGGTCCCCGTCTGGGCCGAGGCGGAGGCGACCCAGACGCTGGGGGACGGCGCGGTGGACTACGGGGACGACCCCGTCCCGCTCGTCGGCGTCGACGAGGCCGCCAACGCGGCGCTGCTCGGCGGGCAACCGATCCAGGAGGACCACGACGCCGACTCCGAGCACCTCGAACACTTCGTGTTCCTGACGAACCTCGTCGACCACCTAACCGACGGGGACCGGCCGGGGATGGTGCTCGTGGACGGCGGCCACCGCCAGTTCGAGGCGGGCCACGCCTGCTCGTGCGAGGACGCGGTGTTCTACCAACGGTACCTCGAGGGACAGGGCATCGAACTGGCCGGCGTCAACGCGCTCGACGACGCCGCCGGGCCCTCGCTCGCGGACGCCCGCGCCGTCCTCGTCACGAGCCCCGAGAACGCCTTCACCGACGCCGAAACGACCGCGCTCCGGGAGTTCGTCGACGACGGCGGGGCGGTCGTCCTCCTGGGGAGTTCCGAGTCGACGGCCGCGGGGCGCTCGAACCTCGACGACCTCGCGGCCGGCCTCGGTTCGGACCTCCGGCTCAACTCCGACGCGGTGACCGACGACGCGAACAACGTCGGCGACGCCGACCTGCTCACGACGACCGCGTTCAACGAGGCGGACTTCCAGCTTTGGAGCGCGTACTCCGGTGACGCCGCCTCCCCCAGCTACGTCGTCTCCGTCGATACCGTCGAACGGAACGCGACGACGCTGAACGAGGAGTACGTCGACCTGACGAACGAGGACGACGCCGACCTCGACGCGACCGGCTGGACGGTGGAGAACGAGGAGGGGCGGGCGTACACGTTCCCGGACGGGTTCACGCTCGCTGCCGGCGAGACGGTCCGGGTGCACACCGGCGACGGCGACGACACCGACGCGGACCTCTACTGGGGCGCCGGGACGTTCCGCTGGGACGTCGACGAGGACCGATGTGCCGTCCTCGACGCCGACGGCGACCTCGCGGCCGACGAGTCGTGGTCGGTCCCCGACGTGATCATCCCGACCGTCAGCGAGTCGGGCGACGGCCTGAACGACGAGTGGGTCGAGTTCGGGAACGTCGAGGGCGCGGACGTGGACATGAGCGGTTGGACGGTCGAGGACGAGGCGGGCTACGACTACCGGTTCCCCGACGGGTTCACGCTCGCCGACGGGGACTCCGTTCGGCTCCACACCGGCGACGGCGACGACACCGACACGGACCTGTACTGGGGATCGGGTAGCTTCGTCTGGAACGACGGCGGCGACACGGCGTTTCTCACCGACGGCGAGGGGAACCCCGTCCGGGACCACACGTATCCGGCCCCGTACGACGTCTCCGTCACGGACATGTCCCTCGAGGAGGAGTGGGTCGACGTCACGAACGGGGGGTCGAGCATCCTCGATACGTCCGGATTCACGCTGGAGGACGAGGCCGGATACACGTACACCTTCCCGGACTCGTTCGGACTCGGGGCGGGCGAGACGGTCCGGATCCACACCGGGGAGGGCGAGGACACGACGACCGACCTGTACTGGGGGATGGGGATCGGCGTCTGGAACGACGGCGGCGACACGGCGTTCGTCCACGACGACAACGGGCGGCTCGCCGACGAGCGGTCCTCGGACGATCTCGGCGACGGGAGCTGTGACTCGACGATCTGCGTCGGCGAGATCAGCGAGTCGGGCGGCGGCCTGAACGACGAGTGGGTGGAGTTCGACAACACGGCCGATTCGGACCGGGACATGACCGGCTGGGCCGTCGAGGACGAGGCCGGCTACCGGTACGAGTTCCCGGACGACTACACGCTCACGGCCGGGGGAACGGTGCGCCTACACACGGGCGACGGCGACGATTCCGGGACCGACGGGAACCTGTACTGGGGGTCGGGCTCGTACGTCTGGAACGACGGCGGCGACACCGTGTACCTGTACGAACCGGACGGGACGCTCCACGCCGAGAAGTCGTACTGA
- a CDS encoding chemotaxis protein CheW gives MASSEHGADESAAGASADEGEITQVLEFGLGEETYCLDIAYIDEIVDAGDLTAIPNSPRHVEGVMDLRGKTTTIIDPKTLLGIDGEGPRERIIVFDPAETDDGGTVGWVVDEVFQVRDVAPDEVDEGTTAGDDDVRGIVKGEDRFVVWVEPRTE, from the coding sequence ATGGCGAGCAGCGAGCACGGGGCCGACGAGTCGGCCGCCGGCGCGTCGGCAGACGAGGGGGAGATCACCCAGGTACTGGAGTTTGGGCTGGGCGAGGAGACGTACTGTCTCGACATCGCCTACATCGACGAGATCGTCGACGCAGGCGACCTGACGGCGATCCCGAACTCGCCGCGACACGTCGAGGGGGTGATGGACCTCCGCGGGAAGACGACGACGATCATCGACCCGAAGACGCTGCTCGGGATCGACGGGGAGGGTCCCCGCGAGCGCATCATCGTCTTCGACCCGGCGGAGACGGACGACGGCGGCACCGTCGGCTGGGTCGTCGACGAGGTGTTCCAGGTCCGCGACGTCGCGCCCGACGAGGTCGACGAGGGCACGACTGCCGGCGACGACGACGTTCGCGGCATCGTGAAGGGCGAGGACCGGTTCGTCGTCTGGGTCGAACCGCGGACCGAATAG
- a CDS encoding RAD55 family ATPase: protein MRVSSGVPGFDRVVDGGLPAGRLYVVCGPPGSGKTTFSAQFLTEGVANGDRCLFISMHESRADLQRDMSGYGFGFEDALDSGQVTFLDAFSKDGKRFFGIPGERRDANNITNRIVSFVDSRDVDRVVIDSTMLLRFFLDDTDDTMIRFLSSLKRMDATTYLISEMTDPSAYADEHYLAHGVVFFHNYMEGDGMARGVQVVKMRGTDVDTDIHDARFTDNGLVVEAGRTVSH, encoded by the coding sequence ATGCGAGTATCGAGCGGCGTGCCGGGGTTCGACCGGGTCGTCGACGGCGGGCTCCCCGCGGGTCGGCTCTACGTCGTCTGCGGGCCGCCGGGAAGCGGGAAGACGACGTTCTCCGCCCAGTTCCTCACGGAGGGCGTCGCCAACGGCGACCGGTGCCTCTTCATCAGCATGCACGAGAGCCGGGCGGACCTCCAGCGCGACATGAGCGGGTACGGTTTCGGCTTCGAGGACGCGCTTGACTCCGGCCAGGTGACGTTCCTCGACGCCTTCTCGAAGGACGGCAAGCGGTTCTTCGGGATCCCGGGCGAGCGGCGGGACGCGAACAACATCACGAACCGGATCGTCTCGTTCGTGGACTCGCGGGACGTCGACCGCGTCGTCATCGACTCGACGATGCTCCTGCGGTTCTTCCTCGACGACACCGACGACACGATGATCCGGTTTCTCTCCTCGCTCAAGCGGATGGACGCGACGACGTACCTCATCTCCGAGATGACCGACCCGTCCGCGTACGCGGACGAACACTACCTCGCACACGGGGTGGTGTTCTTCCACAACTACATGGAGGGCGACGGGATGGCCCGCGGCGTCCAGGTCGTCAAGATGCGCGGGACGGACGTCGACACCGACATTCACGACGCCCGCTTCACCGACAACGGCCTCGTCGTCGAGGCCGGTCGGACGGTCTCCCACTGA
- a CDS encoding GNAT family N-acetyltransferase codes for MSPNIRPATAADAAPIRDIYAPFVGETSVSFEEEPPDEAAMRRRIADTVDRLPWLVRDDGSVLGYACAHEHRGRGAYRWSVESSVYVREDARRAGVARGLYESLFAVLRRQGFRNVYAVTALPNPASTGFHEAMGFDPVGTFERVGYKHGEWRDVRWWHLSVGEYADDPDPPTTFADARREPWFDDAVATGEGSVDR; via the coding sequence GTGTCCCCGAACATCCGCCCCGCGACCGCGGCCGACGCCGCCCCCATCCGGGACATCTACGCGCCGTTCGTCGGGGAGACGAGCGTCTCGTTCGAGGAGGAACCGCCGGACGAGGCGGCGATGCGCCGCCGGATCGCCGACACGGTCGACCGGCTCCCGTGGCTCGTCCGCGACGACGGTTCGGTTCTCGGCTACGCCTGCGCCCACGAGCACCGGGGGCGGGGGGCGTACCGCTGGTCGGTCGAGAGTTCGGTGTACGTCCGCGAGGACGCGCGCCGCGCCGGGGTCGCACGGGGGCTGTACGAGTCGCTGTTCGCCGTGCTCCGACGACAGGGGTTCCGGAACGTCTACGCCGTGACGGCGCTCCCGAACCCAGCGAGCACGGGCTTCCACGAGGCGATGGGGTTCGATCCGGTGGGGACCTTCGAGCGCGTGGGGTACAAGCACGGCGAGTGGCGCGACGTGCGCTGGTGGCACCTGTCGGTCGGCGAGTACGCCGACGACCCGGACCCGCCGACGACGTTCGCCGACGCGCGCCGGGAGCCGTGGTTCGACGACGCGGTGGCGACGGGCGAGGGGTCGGTGGATCGCTGA
- the cheB gene encoding chemotaxis-specific protein-glutamate methyltransferase CheB: MTRAPRTVVVDDSRFMRGLITDVLESGGIEVVAEAADGAEALTVVAETEPDVVTMDVEMPGMDGIEAVERLMREHPTPTLMLSAYTEDGAEETFAALDAGAVDFFAKPGGEVSMGVSRMETQLVETVRSVAGADISGAGGTGTGAGTDAGTNAGGGAATAAAAGRGAGTATAARTAGEVEPNTTVVVGSSTGGPDAVERVLAGLPGDADLRVLVVQHMPEAFTGRFAERLDAACDLDVCEAADGARVGRGEVLVARGGRHLEVSRYRNGRLRVSLVDEDRGQNVRPSVNVAMESAARTVDDPLVAVVLTGMGDDGAEGVEAVERAGGRVIAQDEETSVVYGMPKRAAATGRVDSVLPLEDVAGGIVGGAP, from the coding sequence GTGACCCGCGCGCCGCGGACGGTCGTCGTCGACGACTCGCGGTTCATGCGGGGACTCATCACGGACGTCCTCGAGTCCGGCGGTATCGAGGTCGTCGCCGAGGCGGCCGACGGCGCGGAGGCGCTGACCGTCGTCGCCGAGACGGAGCCGGACGTGGTGACGATGGACGTGGAGATGCCGGGGATGGACGGCATCGAGGCGGTCGAACGGCTCATGCGCGAGCACCCGACGCCGACGCTCATGCTCTCGGCGTACACCGAGGACGGCGCCGAGGAGACGTTCGCCGCGCTCGACGCCGGCGCCGTGGACTTCTTCGCGAAGCCGGGCGGGGAGGTGTCGATGGGCGTCTCGCGGATGGAGACACAGCTCGTCGAGACCGTCCGCTCGGTCGCGGGCGCGGACATCAGCGGAGCGGGCGGGACCGGCACGGGAGCGGGAACCGACGCCGGGACGAACGCCGGCGGCGGAGCGGCGACGGCCGCCGCGGCGGGTCGGGGCGCCGGAACCGCGACGGCGGCGCGGACCGCCGGCGAGGTCGAGCCGAACACCACCGTCGTCGTCGGCTCCTCCACGGGCGGTCCGGACGCGGTCGAGCGCGTGCTCGCCGGCCTCCCCGGCGACGCGGACCTCCGGGTGCTCGTCGTCCAGCACATGCCCGAGGCGTTCACCGGCCGGTTCGCGGAGCGGCTCGACGCCGCCTGTGACCTGGACGTGTGCGAGGCGGCCGACGGCGCGCGGGTCGGCCGCGGCGAGGTGCTCGTCGCACGCGGGGGGAGACATCTGGAGGTCTCGCGCTACCGGAACGGGCGACTCCGGGTGAGCCTCGTCGACGAGGACCGCGGGCAGAACGTCCGGCCGTCGGTGAACGTGGCGATGGAGTCGGCCGCCCGGACCGTCGACGACCCGCTCGTCGCCGTCGTCCTGACCGGGATGGGCGACGACGGCGCCGAGGGCGTCGAGGCCGTCGAACGGGCCGGCGGACGGGTCATCGCGCAGGACGAGGAGACGTCGGTCGTGTACGGGATGCCCAAGCGCGCGGCCGCGACGGGGCGCGTCGACAGCGTGCTGCCGCTCGAGGATGTCGCCGGCGGCATCGTCGGGGGTGCCCCGTGA
- a CDS encoding CheR family methyltransferase: MRAASDGGDGFDGVIRYVEDEVPFEPGYYNEAYLGRRIAARMQRRKAADHEEYLGMLRRDDDEREALLDALTINVTGFFRDPDMWADLRPVLRELSADRRRVSAWSAPCADGREPYSLVMLATDDPEVNERRLDVAASDISEEALAAARAGVYETTRTTDIGEELGPLSTYEPYVEEDGNVFRVREAIKRRVSFETRDLVSDGGRSDVDLLFCRNLLIYIDAGYKGRLFETLEASLREGGYLVVGKTETIPPDSRDAFEPVAKRSRIYRYTG, from the coding sequence ATGAGGGCCGCGAGCGACGGCGGGGACGGGTTCGACGGGGTCATCCGCTACGTCGAGGACGAGGTGCCGTTCGAGCCGGGCTACTACAACGAGGCGTACCTCGGGCGACGCATCGCCGCGCGGATGCAGCGCCGGAAGGCGGCGGACCACGAGGAGTACCTCGGGATGCTCCGCCGGGACGACGACGAGCGCGAGGCGCTGCTCGACGCGCTCACGATCAACGTCACCGGCTTCTTCCGGGACCCGGACATGTGGGCCGACCTGCGGCCGGTGCTGCGCGAACTCTCGGCCGACCGGCGCCGGGTGAGCGCGTGGAGCGCCCCGTGTGCGGACGGCCGGGAGCCGTACTCGCTCGTGATGCTCGCGACCGACGACCCCGAGGTGAACGAGCGGCGACTCGACGTGGCCGCCTCCGACATCAGCGAGGAGGCGCTCGCCGCCGCCCGGGCCGGCGTGTACGAGACCACCCGAACGACCGACATCGGCGAGGAGCTCGGCCCGCTGTCGACCTACGAGCCGTACGTGGAGGAGGACGGGAACGTGTTCCGGGTCCGCGAGGCGATCAAGCGGCGGGTCAGCTTCGAGACGCGCGACCTCGTCAGCGACGGGGGCCGCTCGGACGTGGACCTGCTGTTCTGTCGGAACCTCCTCATCTACATCGACGCCGGGTACAAGGGCCGGCTGTTCGAGACCCTGGAGGCGTCGCTCCGGGAGGGCGGCTACCTCGTGGTCGGGAAGACCGAGACGATCCCGCCGGACAGCCGCGACGCGTTCGAACCGGTGGCGAAACGGAGCCGCATCTACCGCTACACGGGATAA
- a CDS encoding HEAT repeat domain-containing protein, whose amino-acid sequence MSLYRLARDNELDELCERAKHSDSAAVRRRAALMLGDVSDPGDDRTMDVLVHLVTEDEDDAVRAGAVDALDELGTDAVERLLARKAGVNPDGANWVAVRAFARALSADVPEFRMAAANALGRIGDSDAVGPLVKRLDDPHPHVRERACHALGRIGDPRPVGELQGMLADDHGAVKAAAADALGTIASGPALAALLDLLEDGNPSIRRVAASALGNASSAKPVPRLAAALGDEHDTVRSAAVFSIIELLANAPTKQSHQVREAVVSELREADDDTVLGPLVEILEEASQARQRRNAVWFLGRVTSERPPDAVVDALVEALSDDDKMTAQFAATSVTELEGHGVESALVGLLRDDEAPTDARAKAAFALGDVGGSRAREELDRITDADDVDRRIRKRAFAALSKLGGVRR is encoded by the coding sequence ATGTCGCTCTACCGCCTCGCCCGGGACAACGAGCTGGACGAGCTCTGTGAGCGGGCCAAACACAGCGACAGCGCGGCGGTTCGGAGACGGGCCGCCCTGATGCTCGGCGACGTGAGCGACCCGGGGGACGACCGGACGATGGACGTGCTCGTCCACCTCGTCACCGAGGACGAGGACGACGCGGTCCGCGCCGGCGCCGTCGACGCGCTGGACGAACTCGGCACCGACGCCGTCGAACGGCTGCTGGCCCGGAAGGCCGGCGTGAACCCCGACGGCGCGAACTGGGTCGCCGTCCGGGCGTTCGCGCGGGCACTCTCGGCGGACGTCCCCGAGTTCCGGATGGCCGCCGCGAACGCGCTGGGCCGCATCGGCGACTCGGACGCCGTCGGCCCGCTGGTGAAACGGCTGGACGACCCGCACCCGCACGTCCGCGAGCGAGCGTGTCACGCGCTCGGGCGCATCGGCGACCCGCGGCCGGTCGGGGAACTGCAGGGGATGCTGGCGGACGACCACGGGGCGGTGAAGGCCGCCGCCGCGGACGCGCTCGGGACCATCGCGTCCGGGCCGGCGCTCGCGGCCCTGCTCGATCTGCTCGAGGACGGGAACCCCTCCATCCGCCGGGTCGCCGCGAGCGCGCTCGGCAACGCCAGCAGCGCGAAGCCGGTGCCGCGGCTCGCTGCGGCGCTGGGCGACGAACACGACACGGTCCGCAGCGCGGCGGTGTTCTCGATCATCGAGCTGCTCGCGAACGCGCCGACGAAGCAGTCACACCAGGTCCGCGAGGCCGTCGTCTCCGAACTGCGGGAGGCCGACGACGACACGGTGCTCGGCCCGCTCGTGGAGATCCTCGAGGAGGCGTCCCAGGCCCGGCAGCGGCGCAACGCCGTCTGGTTCCTCGGGCGCGTCACCAGCGAACGGCCGCCGGACGCGGTGGTCGACGCGCTCGTCGAGGCGCTCTCGGACGACGATAAGATGACCGCCCAGTTCGCCGCGACGAGCGTCACCGAACTGGAGGGACACGGCGTCGAGTCGGCGCTCGTCGGCCTGCTGCGCGACGACGAGGCGCCGACGGACGCGCGGGCGAAGGCGGCGTTCGCGCTCGGCGACGTGGGCGGCTCCCGGGCCCGGGAGGAGCTCGACCGGATCACCGACGCCGACGACGTGGACAGACGGATCAGGAAACGGGCGTTCGCTGCGCTCTCGAAGCTCGGAGGTGTGAGACGATGA